In Proteus vulgaris, one DNA window encodes the following:
- the yjjX gene encoding inosine/xanthosine triphosphatase produces the protein MYHVIAATTNPAKINAIKLAFEQVFGKDTFDIEDINVDSRVPQQPIGNTETRTGARQRVMAARQVRPEADFWVGVEAGIEDDMTFAWIVVEHGKIRGESRSASLMLPEQILKGIREGRELGDEMAFLTKIDNIKQRGGAIGYFTDGLLSRTSVYQQALVLALVPVTHDIYKELNQKED, from the coding sequence ATGTATCATGTCATTGCAGCCACTACGAATCCAGCAAAAATCAACGCGATAAAACTCGCTTTTGAGCAAGTGTTCGGTAAAGATACCTTTGATATTGAAGATATTAATGTCGATAGCCGTGTTCCACAACAACCTATCGGAAATACAGAAACGAGAACTGGCGCACGTCAGCGTGTAATGGCGGCTCGTCAAGTTCGCCCTGAAGCAGATTTTTGGGTAGGTGTTGAAGCCGGTATTGAAGATGATATGACTTTCGCTTGGATTGTTGTCGAACATGGAAAAATTCGTGGAGAATCACGTTCTGCAAGTCTTATGCTACCAGAGCAGATCTTAAAAGGGATCCGTGAAGGCAGAGAGCTTGGTGATGAAATGGCTTTTTTAACCAAAATTGACAATATTAAACAACGTGGTGGTGCAATTGGTTATTTTACCGATGGCCTACTCAGTCGTACTTCTGTTTACCAGCAAGCATTAGTTCTGGCATTAGTGCCAGTGACTCATGATATCTATAAAGAACTCAATCAAAAAGAAGATTAA
- the gpmB gene encoding 2,3-diphosphoglycerate-dependent phosphoglycerate mutase GpmB: MLQVYLVRHGETEWNVARRIQGQSDSPLTANGVRQAQQVAEKVKSAGITHIISSDLGRTRQTAEIIAQACGCEVITDSRLRELNMGVLEQREIATLKTQEEAWRKSLIDGTPDGRIPQGESMAELASRMQAALNQCLDLPENSRPLLVSHGIALGCLLSTVLGLPAYAERRLRLRNCSISRVDYQNSPWLANGWVIETAGDVSHLTDTALDEVQR, from the coding sequence ATGTTACAGGTCTATCTTGTTCGCCACGGTGAAACTGAATGGAACGTGGCGAGGCGTATTCAAGGGCAATCTGATAGCCCACTAACAGCAAATGGTGTGCGTCAAGCACAGCAAGTTGCTGAAAAAGTAAAATCAGCAGGTATTACCCACATTATCTCAAGCGATCTTGGCCGTACTCGTCAAACGGCAGAAATCATTGCACAAGCTTGTGGTTGTGAAGTGATAACTGACTCACGTTTACGTGAACTCAATATGGGCGTTCTTGAACAGCGAGAGATCGCAACATTAAAGACACAAGAAGAGGCTTGGCGCAAGAGTTTGATTGATGGTACACCTGATGGGCGAATTCCCCAAGGAGAATCAATGGCAGAATTAGCGAGTCGAATGCAGGCTGCGTTAAATCAATGCCTTGATTTACCCGAAAATAGTCGCCCACTCTTAGTGAGCCATGGTATTGCATTAGGATGTTTGCTGAGTACCGTTTTGGGATTACCTGCATATGCAGAACGCCGTTTAAGACTGCGTAATTGTTCAATTTCTCGTGTCGATTATCAAAATAGCCCTTGGCTTGCCAATGGTTGGGTGATTGAAACGGCTGGAGATGTGAGTCATCTTACTGATACAGCACTAGATGAAGTTCAACGCTAA
- the robA gene encoding MDR efflux pump AcrAB transcriptional activator RobA: protein MDQTNIIRDLLAWLDSNLDKPLSLDNVATKAGYSKWHLQRMFKEVTGQAIGSYIRSRRLSRAAVALRLTSRPILDIALQYRFDSQQTFTRAFKKQFDRTPALYRRTDEWCAVGICPPITLDPQNLPKWEFVQLPEKKLIGIEQTCSHTLEQWAEACSDMRQTFWRYYMSKINAVPHQVYGLHHAQHSDEHEDEQRVLYTTAVEPDYATFIEDDAAHEVSLAGGDYIRFDFEGEAKRGAMQEFLFLIYGVCLPKMGLTRRKGYDVEKYYLKNVRYSNEMVTEPQDHIERFEYYIPIKREDVAA, encoded by the coding sequence ATGGATCAAACCAACATCATACGTGATTTGCTCGCTTGGCTTGATAGTAACCTTGATAAGCCATTATCCCTCGATAATGTCGCAACCAAAGCAGGTTACTCCAAGTGGCATCTACAACGCATGTTTAAAGAAGTTACAGGACAAGCGATTGGTTCTTATATTCGTTCAAGGCGTCTATCTCGCGCGGCTGTTGCATTACGTTTAACGAGCCGTCCCATTTTAGACATTGCTTTGCAATATCGTTTTGATTCTCAACAGACGTTTACCCGTGCTTTTAAAAAGCAATTTGATAGGACTCCGGCACTTTATCGTCGTACTGATGAATGGTGCGCGGTGGGAATTTGCCCACCTATTACCTTAGATCCTCAAAATTTACCAAAATGGGAATTTGTACAGTTACCTGAGAAAAAACTTATTGGTATTGAGCAAACATGTAGCCATACACTTGAGCAATGGGCTGAAGCTTGTTCTGATATGCGCCAAACATTCTGGCGTTACTATATGAGCAAAATAAATGCGGTTCCTCACCAAGTTTATGGTCTTCATCATGCACAACATAGTGATGAACATGAAGATGAGCAACGTGTGCTTTATACCACTGCCGTTGAACCTGACTATGCAACATTTATTGAGGATGATGCAGCACATGAAGTCTCATTAGCCGGAGGCGATTACATTCGCTTTGATTTCGAAGGCGAGGCAAAACGAGGGGCAATGCAGGAGTTTTTATTCCTAATTTATGGTGTTTGTTTACCTAAAATGGGATTAACTCGCCGTAAAGGTTATGACGTCGAAAAATACTACCTTAAAAATGTGCGTTACAGCAATGAGATGGTGACAGAGCCACAAGATCATATCGAACGCTTTGAATATTACATCCCCATTAAACGTGAAGATGTAGCCGCATAA
- the creA gene encoding protein CreA: MLAVSILLPFSFMAKAEEIGYVDTVFKFFGANHKIVIEAFDDPEVKNVTCYLSRAKTGGISGSLGLAEDTADAAISCQQVGPIELSEKVIKGKNRGDVVFQKRTSLVFKKLQVVRFYDKERHALIYLTYSDKVIDGSPKNAISAVPIMPWKE, translated from the coding sequence ATGCTAGCGGTGTCTATCTTACTCCCTTTTTCTTTCATGGCAAAAGCGGAAGAAATTGGTTATGTCGATACTGTATTTAAGTTTTTTGGTGCTAACCATAAAATTGTGATTGAAGCATTTGATGATCCTGAAGTTAAAAATGTGACCTGTTATTTAAGTCGTGCCAAAACAGGTGGGATCTCAGGAAGTCTAGGTCTTGCTGAAGATACGGCGGATGCGGCAATTTCTTGCCAGCAAGTGGGGCCTATTGAGTTAAGTGAAAAGGTGATTAAAGGAAAAAATCGAGGTGATGTAGTTTTCCAAAAAAGAACATCTTTAGTCTTTAAAAAGCTTCAAGTTGTCCGTTTTTACGATAAAGAACGTCATGCACTGATTTACTTAACTTATTCCGATAAGGTCATTGATGGCTCGCCAAAAAATGCGATCAGTGCCGTGCCTATTATGCCGTGGAAAGAGTGA
- the arcA gene encoding two-component system response regulator ArcA yields MQTPHILIVEDEVVTRNTLKSIFEAEGYIVHEATDGNEMHNVLSDHDINLVIMDINLPGKNGLLLARELREQASVALMFLTGRDNEVDKILGLEIGADDYITKPFNPRELTIRARNLLSRTMNLVNGTEERRLVESYKFNGWELDINSRSLISPAGEQYKLPRSEFRAMLHFCENPGKIQTRAELLKKMTGRELKPHDRTVDVTIRRIRKHFESTPDTPEIIATIHGEGYRFCGDLDE; encoded by the coding sequence ATGCAAACCCCGCACATTCTGATTGTTGAAGACGAAGTAGTTACTCGTAATACCCTGAAAAGCATATTCGAAGCTGAAGGGTATATCGTACACGAAGCCACTGATGGCAACGAAATGCACAATGTTCTATCTGATCATGATATTAATCTGGTTATTATGGACATTAACCTTCCTGGTAAAAATGGGCTGTTACTGGCTCGTGAATTACGTGAACAGGCAAGTGTTGCATTAATGTTCCTAACAGGTCGTGATAATGAAGTAGATAAAATCTTAGGCCTTGAAATTGGTGCTGATGATTATATTACTAAACCATTTAACCCTCGTGAATTAACGATTCGTGCTCGTAACTTATTGTCACGCACCATGAATTTAGTTAATGGCACAGAAGAACGCCGTTTAGTCGAGAGCTATAAATTCAATGGTTGGGAGCTCGATATTAACAGTCGCTCACTGATCAGCCCTGCTGGTGAACAATACAAATTACCACGCAGTGAATTTCGTGCGATGCTACATTTCTGCGAGAATCCAGGAAAAATTCAAACTCGTGCAGAATTACTGAAGAAAATGACAGGCCGTGAATTGAAACCTCATGATCGTACTGTTGACGTTACTATTCGTCGTATTCGTAAGCATTTCGAATCTACACCAGATACACCTGAAATCATTGCTACAATCCATGGCGAAGGTTATCGTTTCTGTGGTGATTTAGACGAGTGA
- the thrA gene encoding bifunctional aspartate kinase/homoserine dehydrogenase I — protein MRVLKFGGTSVANAERVLNVADIAEKKREQGQVALVLSAPAKITNYLVAMIEKTAEGEDPLTQVREAEQIFANLLQGLREKQPGFDYERLKDKVEREFAEIKHILHGISLLGQCPDSINAAMICRGEKLSIAIMESVLQARGYNVTVIDPVKNLLAQGHYLESTVDIPESTRRILELNIAKDDMILMAGFTAGNEKGELVVLGRNGSDYSAAVLAACLRAECCEIWTDVDGVYTCDPRLVPDARLLKGMSYQEAMELSYFGAKVLHPRTIAPIAQFQIPCLIKNTGNPDAPGTLIGDGQKDESTPVKGITNLNSMAMINVSGPGMKGMVGMAARVFSVMSRAGISVVLITQSSSEYSISFCVPQKELIRAQKALSDEFYLELKDGVLDPLDIMENVAIISVVGDGMRTLKGISARFFSALTRGNINIVAIAQGSSERSISAVIANDSATNAVRLCHQMLFNTNQIVEVFVIGAGGVGNALIEQIHRQQAWLKNKHIDLRVCGIANSRAMLTNMQGIDLDNWQQALKEAKAPFSFSQLIRLEKEYHFLNPVIVDCTSNEEIAQQYANFLQNGFNVVTPNKKANTLSMDYYYQIRQAAEASRRKFLYDTNVGAGLPVIENLQNLLNAGDELVQFNGILSGSLSYIFGQLDEGKSLSEATFSAKEKGFTEPDPRDDLSGMDVARKLLILAREAGYKLELSDIDVEPVLPTSFDSTGDVASFLNRLPQVDVEFDAKVEEAQKAGKVLRYVGVINEGQCQVKMMAVDANDPLFKVKNGENALAFYTRYYQPIPLVLRGYGAGNDVTAAGVFADVLRTLSWKLGV, from the coding sequence ATGCGAGTGTTAAAATTTGGGGGAACTTCAGTTGCCAATGCAGAGCGTGTGCTGAATGTTGCTGATATCGCTGAGAAAAAAAGAGAACAAGGACAAGTCGCTCTAGTATTATCAGCACCAGCCAAAATAACGAATTATTTGGTTGCAATGATTGAAAAAACGGCAGAAGGTGAAGATCCTCTCACTCAAGTACGAGAAGCCGAGCAAATTTTTGCTAATTTATTACAAGGATTAAGAGAAAAACAGCCAGGCTTTGATTATGAGCGCCTAAAAGATAAGGTTGAACGTGAATTTGCCGAGATCAAACACATTCTTCATGGTATTTCTTTATTAGGTCAATGCCCTGATAGCATCAATGCAGCGATGATTTGTCGTGGTGAAAAGCTCTCTATCGCCATCATGGAGTCTGTTTTACAAGCTCGTGGTTATAATGTCACAGTTATTGATCCTGTAAAAAACTTACTCGCACAAGGTCACTATCTAGAATCTACCGTTGATATTCCTGAATCTACTCGTCGCATCTTGGAACTTAATATCGCGAAAGACGATATGATTTTAATGGCTGGTTTTACCGCAGGTAATGAAAAAGGTGAACTGGTTGTATTAGGCCGCAATGGTTCAGACTACTCAGCCGCAGTATTAGCAGCCTGTTTACGTGCTGAATGCTGTGAAATTTGGACCGATGTTGACGGTGTTTATACTTGTGATCCACGTTTAGTACCTGATGCTCGTTTATTAAAGGGCATGTCATATCAAGAGGCAATGGAGTTGTCTTACTTCGGTGCTAAAGTACTTCATCCTCGCACTATTGCTCCAATCGCTCAATTTCAAATTCCTTGTTTGATTAAAAATACGGGTAATCCTGATGCGCCGGGTACATTGATTGGCGATGGTCAAAAAGATGAGAGTACGCCAGTTAAAGGGATCACTAATCTTAATAGCATGGCGATGATCAACGTATCAGGTCCAGGTATGAAAGGTATGGTAGGGATGGCAGCTCGCGTATTCTCTGTGATGTCGAGAGCAGGTATTTCTGTTGTTCTTATTACACAGTCTTCTTCTGAATACAGCATCAGCTTTTGTGTGCCACAAAAAGAATTAATAAGAGCGCAAAAAGCATTATCTGATGAATTTTATTTAGAATTAAAAGATGGTGTGCTTGATCCATTAGATATCATGGAAAACGTAGCGATTATCTCAGTCGTAGGTGATGGCATGCGTACCCTGAAAGGGATTTCAGCGCGATTCTTCTCTGCATTAACACGAGGCAATATTAATATTGTTGCCATTGCTCAAGGATCGTCTGAACGCTCTATTTCTGCGGTTATTGCCAATGATTCAGCAACTAATGCGGTACGGTTATGTCACCAAATGCTATTCAACACAAATCAAATCGTTGAAGTTTTTGTGATTGGTGCGGGTGGTGTAGGTAATGCATTAATTGAACAAATTCATCGTCAACAGGCATGGTTGAAAAATAAACATATCGATCTTCGTGTATGTGGCATTGCCAATTCACGCGCTATGTTAACGAATATGCAAGGTATTGATTTAGATAATTGGCAACAAGCCTTAAAAGAAGCCAAAGCTCCTTTTAGTTTTAGTCAACTTATTCGCTTAGAAAAAGAGTACCACTTCTTAAATCCAGTGATTGTTGATTGCACATCAAACGAGGAAATTGCGCAACAATACGCAAATTTCTTACAAAATGGTTTTAATGTAGTTACACCAAACAAAAAAGCGAATACGCTGTCGATGGATTATTACTATCAAATCCGACAAGCCGCTGAAGCTTCACGTCGTAAATTTTTGTATGACACTAACGTGGGTGCAGGTTTACCAGTCATTGAAAACCTACAGAACTTGCTTAATGCAGGTGATGAGTTGGTTCAATTTAATGGTATTCTTTCAGGCTCACTCTCTTATATTTTTGGTCAATTAGACGAGGGTAAGAGCTTGTCAGAAGCAACGTTTTCAGCGAAAGAAAAAGGTTTCACAGAACCTGATCCTCGTGATGATCTTTCGGGTATGGATGTTGCGCGTAAACTACTGATTTTAGCCCGTGAAGCGGGTTATAAATTAGAGTTAAGTGATATCGATGTAGAGCCTGTGTTACCGACTTCATTTGACAGCACAGGTGATGTTGCAAGTTTCTTAAATCGTTTACCTCAAGTTGATGTTGAATTTGACGCTAAAGTCGAAGAAGCACAAAAAGCAGGCAAAGTATTACGCTATGTTGGTGTTATTAATGAAGGTCAATGCCAAGTAAAAATGATGGCTGTTGATGCTAATGATCCTCTGTTTAAAGTAAAAAATGGTGAAAATGCTTTAGCCTTTTACACTCGCTACTATCAGCCAATTCCATTAGTGTTACGTGGATATGGTGCGGGTAATGATGTTACTGCCGCTGGAGTGTTTGCAGATGTATTACGTACCTTATCATGGAAATTGGGAGTTTAA
- the thrB gene encoding homoserine kinase yields MEIGSLSVVKVYAPASIGNVSVGFDVLGAAVSPIDEQLLGDCVTVDAASSFTLESKGHFVSKLPADPKQNIVYQCWQLFCEKLGKELPVAMVLEKNMPIGSGLGSSACSVVAALVALNEFAKKPFNERQLLLMMGELEGRISGSVHYDNVAPCYLGGLQLILEQNDIICQSVPTFEDWYWVMAYPGIKVSTAQARAILPKEYAKADIINHGRYLSGFIHACHTQQPELAANLMKDVIAEPYRTQLLPGFEKAREASQKKGALACGISGSGPTLFTITDSLEIAQDMAEWLKQHYVQNSEGFVHICRLDTRGARQIG; encoded by the coding sequence ATGGAAATTGGGAGTTTAAGCGTGGTTAAAGTTTACGCACCGGCATCAATAGGTAACGTGAGTGTCGGGTTTGATGTTCTTGGCGCTGCGGTTTCACCTATTGATGAGCAATTGCTTGGCGATTGTGTCACCGTTGATGCTGCATCATCATTTACACTGGAAAGTAAAGGGCACTTTGTCAGCAAATTACCCGCTGATCCTAAACAAAATATAGTGTATCAATGCTGGCAGTTATTCTGTGAGAAACTAGGCAAAGAACTTCCTGTGGCAATGGTTTTAGAAAAAAATATGCCAATTGGTTCTGGTTTAGGATCAAGTGCTTGTTCTGTTGTTGCTGCATTAGTTGCACTTAATGAATTCGCTAAAAAGCCTTTCAATGAAAGACAATTATTATTAATGATGGGTGAGTTGGAAGGGCGTATTTCAGGGAGTGTGCACTATGATAATGTTGCACCTTGCTATTTAGGCGGTCTACAACTCATTCTTGAACAAAATGACATCATTTGCCAATCTGTACCGACGTTTGAAGACTGGTACTGGGTAATGGCTTATCCTGGAATTAAAGTCTCTACTGCACAAGCCAGAGCCATATTGCCAAAAGAATATGCTAAGGCAGATATCATTAATCACGGACGCTATTTATCTGGTTTTATTCATGCTTGTCATACTCAACAACCTGAATTAGCAGCAAATTTAATGAAAGATGTGATAGCTGAACCTTACCGCACTCAGTTGCTTCCAGGATTTGAAAAAGCCAGAGAAGCTTCACAAAAGAAAGGGGCATTGGCTTGTGGCATTTCAGGCTCAGGCCCTACTCTTTTTACCATTACCGATTCATTAGAAATTGCACAAGATATGGCCGAATGGTTAAAACAACACTATGTACAAAACAGTGAAGGTTTTGTACATATCTGCCGTTTAGATACGCGTGGCGCAAGACAGATAGGGTAA
- the thrC gene encoding threonine synthase: MKLYNLKDNQEQVSFAQAVKQGLGKHQGLFFPQDLPSFTKAEIDELLALDFATRSSRILTAFIGDEIPADVLAKRINTAFAFPAPVTQVEDDISCLELFHGPTLAFKDFGGRFMAQMLSEVAGNQPVTILTATSGDTGAAVAHAFYKLENVQVVILYPEGKISPLQEKLFCTLGENIHTVAIKDDFDACQSLVKQAFDDEFLKKTMYLNSANSINISRLLAQICYYFEAVAQIPAEKHEQLVISVPSGNFGDLTAGLLAKSLGLPVKRFIAATNVNDTVPRYLDNGKWEPHRTVATLSNAMDVSQPNNWPRIEELYRRKEWDLSDLSHGAVSDETTEETVRELAKKGYISEPHAAVAYRLLRDELQEGEYGLFLGTAHPAKFKESVERILGGELPLPQELAERADKELLSHFLPADFTKLREFLLERAPK, encoded by the coding sequence ATGAAATTATACAATTTGAAAGATAATCAAGAGCAAGTTAGCTTTGCTCAAGCGGTAAAGCAAGGTTTAGGTAAGCACCAAGGTCTCTTTTTTCCACAGGACTTACCGTCGTTTACTAAAGCTGAAATTGATGAATTATTAGCGCTTGATTTTGCAACACGCAGTAGCCGTATTTTAACGGCATTTATAGGTGATGAAATTCCTGCTGATGTATTAGCAAAACGAATTAACACTGCATTTGCATTTCCTGCACCAGTGACTCAGGTTGAAGATGACATTAGTTGTTTAGAGCTTTTCCACGGTCCAACATTAGCATTTAAAGACTTTGGTGGCCGCTTTATGGCACAGATGTTGTCAGAAGTTGCAGGCAATCAACCTGTAACTATTTTAACTGCAACATCTGGTGACACTGGTGCTGCCGTTGCTCACGCATTCTACAAATTAGAAAATGTACAAGTTGTTATTCTTTATCCTGAAGGCAAAATTAGCCCATTACAGGAAAAATTGTTCTGTACATTAGGTGAAAATATTCACACTGTTGCAATTAAAGATGACTTCGATGCATGTCAATCATTAGTAAAACAAGCTTTTGATGATGAGTTCTTAAAGAAAACTATGTATTTGAACTCAGCAAACTCCATCAATATCAGCCGACTATTGGCTCAAATTTGTTATTACTTTGAAGCCGTTGCCCAAATTCCTGCTGAAAAACATGAACAACTCGTGATCTCTGTGCCAAGTGGTAACTTTGGTGATTTAACTGCGGGCCTATTAGCGAAATCTTTAGGATTACCTGTTAAACGCTTTATTGCAGCAACAAACGTAAATGATACAGTTCCTCGCTATTTAGATAATGGTAAATGGGAACCTCACCGTACTGTTGCAACACTTTCTAATGCAATGGATGTTAGCCAGCCTAATAACTGGCCACGTATTGAAGAATTGTACCGTCGCAAAGAGTGGGATCTCTCTGATCTGTCTCATGGTGCTGTTAGTGATGAAACAACGGAAGAAACAGTACGCGAGCTTGCAAAAAAAGGTTATATTTCAGAGCCACATGCTGCTGTTGCTTATCGTTTATTACGTGATGAGCTTCAAGAGGGTGAATACGGTTTATTCTTAGGTACTGCGCACCCAGCGAAGTTTAAAGAAAGTGTAGAGCGTATTTTAGGGGGGGAGCTACCATTACCTCAAGAATTAGCAGAGCGAGCAGATAAAGAATTACTATCACATTTTTTACCCGCTGATTTTACTAAATTACGTGAATTTTTATTAGAACGTGCACCAAAATAA
- the yaaA gene encoding peroxide stress protein YaaA: MLITISPAKTLDFESPLATTQFTQPELLKYSQQLIEECRKLSSSDIASLMKISDKLAGLNAARFGEWQPNFTPENARQAILAFKGDVYTGMQAELFSEDDFQFAQQHLRMLSGLYGVLRPLDLMQPYRLEMGIKLKNKKGSDLYQFWENTITEALNKAIEAQGDNVLVNLASDEYFKSVNPQKLNAEIIKPVFLDEKNGKYKVISFYAKKARGLMSRFIIQEKLTDKTQLKEFDLEGYQFNSAESEGNTLVFKRAEQSL, from the coding sequence ATGCTAATTACTATTTCACCAGCTAAAACACTGGATTTCGAATCGCCTTTAGCAACAACGCAGTTCACCCAACCTGAATTGCTAAAATATTCCCAGCAACTTATCGAAGAGTGCCGAAAATTATCTTCAAGTGATATCGCTAGTTTAATGAAAATAAGCGATAAATTAGCAGGATTAAATGCAGCACGTTTTGGTGAGTGGCAACCTAATTTCACACCAGAAAATGCACGCCAAGCTATTTTAGCATTTAAAGGTGATGTTTATACAGGCATGCAAGCTGAACTCTTTTCTGAAGATGATTTTCAATTTGCTCAACAACATTTACGCATGCTTTCTGGCTTATATGGTGTATTGCGCCCTCTGGATTTAATGCAACCTTATCGTCTTGAAATGGGAATAAAACTAAAAAATAAAAAAGGGAGTGATTTATACCAATTTTGGGAAAACACCATTACAGAAGCATTAAACAAAGCGATTGAAGCACAAGGTGATAACGTTTTAGTTAATTTAGCCTCTGATGAATATTTTAAATCAGTTAACCCGCAAAAACTCAATGCTGAAATTATTAAGCCTGTTTTTCTAGATGAGAAGAATGGGAAATACAAAGTCATTAGCTTTTACGCTAAAAAAGCGCGCGGATTAATGAGCCGTTTTATTATTCAAGAAAAACTCACTGACAAAACACAACTTAAAGAATTTGATTTAGAGGGTTATCAGTTTAACTCAGCAGAATCTGAAGGTAACACCTTAGTGTTTAAACGCGCAGAGCAATCTCTTTAA